From the genome of Triticum aestivum cultivar Chinese Spring chromosome 3B, IWGSC CS RefSeq v2.1, whole genome shotgun sequence, one region includes:
- the LOC123064968 gene encoding fasciclin-like arabinogalactan protein 11, with protein MAAMQRLVLLLSVAIAASAQGPAVAPAAPTTPTTPATPAPAAGTTNITGVLAKAGQFNTFIRLLKSTGVAAQIDNQLNNSFGSGMTVFAPTDNAFTSLASGTLNSLSDSQKNALIQYHVLSTAIPMSQFDTVSNPLRTQAGSSSPGQYPLNVTAEGQQVNITTGVVNATVDNTLYTGDQLVVYQVNKVLLPMAIAGTPAPAPAPLAPTKTKEKTPTSTVADAPEAEASTDTSLAAPARIVTGGGVAVVHVLALLACVWWGL; from the coding sequence ATGGCAGCCATGCAGCGACTTGTGCTCCTTCTGTCCGTGGCGATCGCGGCGTCGGCGCAGGGCCCGGCCGTGGCGCccgcggcgccgacgacgcccacgaCCCCGGCGACGCCCGCTCCGGCGGCCGGCACGACGAACATCACGGGGGTGCTGGCCAAGGCCGGGCAGTTCAACACCTTCATCCGGCTGCTCAAGTCGACGGGCGTGGCGGCGCAGATCGACAACCAGCTCAACAACAGCTTCGGCAGCGGCATGACGGTGTTCGCGCCCACCGACAACGCCTTCACCTCGCTCGCCTCCGGCACGCTCAACTCGCTGTCCGACAGCCAGAAGAACGCGCTCATCCAGTACCACGTCCTCTCCACCGCCATCCCCATGTCGCAGTTCGACACCGTCAGCAACCCGCTCCGCACGCAGGCCGGCAGCAGCTCGCCCGGCCAGTACCCGCTCAACGTCACCGCCGAGGGCCAGCAGGTTAACATCACCACCGGGGTCGTCAACGCCACCGTCGACAACACGCTCTACACCGGCGACCAGCTCGTCGTCTACCAGGTGAACAAGGTGCTCCTGCCCATGGCCATCGCCGggacgcccgcgcccgcgcccgcgccgctcGCGCCCACCAAGACCAAGGAGAAGACGCCTACGTCGACGGTCGCGGATGCGCCCGAGGCCGAAGCGTCGACGGACACGTCGCTCGCGGCGCCGGCGCGGATCGTCACTGGGGGTGGTGTCGCGGTGGTTCACGTGCTTGCCCTCCTGGCCTGCGTCTGGTGGGGGCTGTGA